A part of Oncorhynchus gorbuscha isolate QuinsamMale2020 ecotype Even-year linkage group LG09, OgorEven_v1.0, whole genome shotgun sequence genomic DNA contains:
- the LOC124042868 gene encoding protein Fer3-like — MEDILFDLDQDGTTDFAFWGQMDPNFQFQAQLDTLLFDCTAVTGQLSPWSSFGGQSMFPDTQMTFTDLDSQSPGLGASAEVDSSSVDEPHEMSKRRQRRFVPHHPYKIQRHAANIRERKRMLSINSAFEELRCHVPTFPYEKRLSKIDTLRLAIAYIALLREILISGCDPKSYVDECMKNGYKNQTNAIWNTSDLTARLSWIKWD, encoded by the exons ATGGAAGATATATTATTTGACTTGGATCAAGATGGCACCACAGACTTTGCCTTCTGGGGCCAGATGGACCCTAACTTCCAGTTCCAGGCCCAGTTGGACACTCTCCTCTTTGACTGCACCGCGGTCACGGGCCAGCTTTCGCCCTGGTCCTCGTTCGGTGGCCAGTCCATGTTCCCTGACACACAGATGACCTTCACCGACCTGGACTCGCAGTCTCCCGGCCTTGGAGCCAGTGCTGAAGTGGACAGCTCCTCTGTGGACGAGCCCCATGAGATGAGCAAGCGCAGGCAGCGGCGGTTCGTGCCCCATCATCCGTACAAGATCCAGCGACACGCCGCTAACATccgggagaggaagaggatgctgAGTATCAATTCTGCGTTCGAAGAGCTAAGGTGCCACGTGCCAACATTTCCCTACGAGAAGCGCCTGTCTAAGATTGATACACTGAGATTGGCCATTGCCTACATTGCCCTCCTGAGAGAGATACTGATTTCGGGCTGCGACCCCAAGTCGTACGTGGACGAATGCATGAAGAATGGTTACAAGAATCAAACcaatgccatttggaacacaagcG ATCTGACAGCCCGGCTCTCCTGGATAAAGTGGGATTAA